Proteins from a genomic interval of Euwallacea similis isolate ESF13 chromosome 33, ESF131.1, whole genome shotgun sequence:
- the Taf11 gene encoding transcription initiation factor TFIID subunit 11: MNDIPNKRRLQDNLSALNEFKYGSFSSSHSDDEEDLKMSFEDVAEDISIKSEMDFDLSTEMGLKSEIKEEILDLGVDIIMPEASNLSLGNTSAALVSKPKKDVKTKREIEEEQREKMQVLVSNFTEEQLDRYEMYRRSAFPKAAIKRLMQTITGCSVSQNVVIAMAGIAKVFVGEIVEEGLDVMEELGDSGPLQPKHLREAVRRMRKTGGIPNGRDTRSHFKL; encoded by the exons ATGAACGATATCCCGAATAAACGAAGGCTTCAAGACAACCTCAGTGCTCTAAACGAGTTCAAATACGGCAGTTTCAGTAGTTCTCATTCAGATGATGAAGAAGATTTGAAGATGAGCTTTGAGGATGTTGCTGAGGACATAAGCATAAAATCGGAAATGGATTTTGATTTATCAACGGAAATGGgcttaaaaagtgaaattaaagaAGAGATTCTTGATCTTGGTGTAGACATTATTATGCCTGAAGCTTCGAATTTGTCACTGGGAAACACTTCCGCTGCACTAGTTAGTAAACCAAAAAAGGATGTTAAAACTAAGCGGGAGATTGAGGAAGAACAACGAGAGAAAATGCA ggTTTTAGTATCAAATTTTACTGAGGAGCAGCTGGATAGATATGAAATGTACAGAAGATCTGCGTTCCCAAAAGCAGCAATTAAAAGACTAATGCAAACCATAACAGGCTGTTCAGTATCTCAAAATGTTGTTATAGCAATGGCTGGCATTGCCAAAGTTTTTGTGGGAGAGATTGTAGAAGAAG GATTGGATGTGATGGAAGAACTTGGTGATAGTGGGCCATTGCAACCAAAACACCTCAGAGAAGCTGTGAGGAGAATGCGTAAGACTGGTGGCATTCCAAATGGAAGGGATACAAGGTCACATTTCAAATTGTAA
- the LOC136418246 gene encoding LON peptidase N-terminal domain and RING finger protein 3 gives MDQLPRQDKSTQSNIHQTLASAIANNRLSLFSCSACARILRHPVTIKCGHTMCLNCLDKANMTCRTCMSSIDEEPFKINVLVQNLIEKWKERNKMEEMDSPVFRLLLRPRYKLRSRSAGLQCSVDVTKLIPKRRRKHQPFQVNLRRLCKRTPNCRKPKTRLERKRRDSNLAIKDSFHKVLQNILNDLQVTLERALRNSWNCITEEDLECLLCRRSLVDPVTTPCGHTFCRDCLTRVLDHRLTCPLCVSKLSVGDYFRATTGVLDQAIQFLFPNFSNKHVSSSQNDDVPDQNIEVPVFVCTNAFPGVACPLYVNEPRYRLLIRRCLQNPSKTFAMVSTDPCGAKFMQYGTILEVRDAVTLEDGRIILSTQGIRRFRVMSGNEKDGYDTAKIEHIRDARPKHEDVSSLESLHQKVYTRAVKWIHLLSPSALSEVERLIGRMPRVEKDWIDLPDGPSWMWWLIPILPLSSHLQMGFLSSTNLEKRLRAIDKMLEHMKIRMKAVPREESEAYAREDEIADFCSEQVNN, from the exons ATGGACCAACTACCAAGACAGGACAAATCAACCCAGAGTAACATACACCAAACCCTCGCCAGTGCCATAGCCAACAACAGGCTGAGTCTTTTTTCGTGTTCGGCCTGCGCCCGAATTTTGAGGCATCCTGTAACCATCAAATGTGGCCACACCATGTGCTTAAACTGCTTGGACAAAGCAAATATGACATGCCGCACTTGTATGTCCAGTATCGATGAGGAACCTTTCAAGATTAACGTGTTGGTGCAGAATCTTATCGAGAAGTGGAAAGAAAGGAACAAAATGGAGGAAATGG ATTCGCCTGTGTTTAGACTGCTTCTTCGACCCAGGTATAAACTGAGGTCACGGAGCGCCGGTCTGCAATGTTCAGTTGATGTTACTAAATTAATACCCAAAAGGCGAAGAAAACATCAG CCCTTTCAAGTTAATCTCAGACGTCTCTGTAAAAGAACACCGAATTGTCGCAAACCTAAAACTCGGTTGGAAAGAAAGCGTAGGGACAGCAACTTAGCCATCAAGGACTCGTTTCATAAAGTTCTACAAAACATTCTAAACGACTTACAAGTTACTTTAG aAAGGGCGTTAAGAAACAGCTGGAATTGCATCACTGAAGAGGATTTAGAGTGTTTGCTTTGCAGGCGATCTCTCGTCGATCCTGTAACCACCCCCTGTGGACACACCTTTTGCAG ggATTGCCTAACAAGAGTTTTAGACCATCGATTGACTTGCCCTCTATGCGTCTCCAAGTTGAGCGTGGGTGACTATTTTAGGGCCACCACGGGGGTTTTGGACCAAGCTATTCAGTTcctttttccaaatttcagcAACAAACATGTTTCTTCCTCCCAAAATGATGATGTTCCTGACCAAAATATAGAA GTTCCAGTATTTGTCTGTACCAATGCATTCCCTGGCGTGGCCTGCCCCCTCTACGTCAACGAACCCCGCTACAGACTATTGATCAGGCGTTGCCTACAGAACCCTTCAAAAACCTTCGCCATGGTTAGTACTGACCCCTGTGGGGCCAAGTTCATGCAGTATGGCACCATTTTAGAAGTAAGAGACGCTGTCACGTTAGAAGATGGCAGGATTATATTGTCAACGCAAGGAATTAGGAGATTTCGAGTCATGAGCGGAAACGAAAAA GATGGCTATGACACAGCAAAGATTGAACATATCCGAGATGCTAGACCAAAACACGAGGACGTCTCGAGTCTAGAATCGTTACATCAGAAAGTCTACACTAGGGCTGTGAAGTGGATTCATTTACTCTCACCCTCGGCCTTATCTGAGGTGGAGAGGTTGATAGGGAGGATGCCGAGAGTCGAGAAAGATTGGATTGACTTGCCTGACGGACCCTCTTGGATGTGGTGGCTCATTCCAATTCTACCTTTAAGTTCTCATCTTCAG ATGGGGTTTTTGAGTAGCACCAATTTGGAGAAACGTCTGAGGGCTATCGACAAGATGTTGGAACATATGAAAATTCGAATGAAAGCGGTGCCCAGAGAGGAATCAGAGGCGTATGCACGGGAAGATGAAATCGCTGACTTTTGCAGCGAACAAGTTAATAATTGA
- the Lamtor3 gene encoding ragulator complex protein LAMTOR3 homolog: MGDEVRKNLQEIVSKIDGLYCIMFTDRDGVPLLKVTTDKAPENAIKPSFISTFCIAIDQGSKLGLGKTNTLICSYSQYQIVQMNKLPLIITFVANQKCNIGQILSLESQLDPIVSSLTLTVAEA; the protein is encoded by the exons ATGGGAGACGAAGTAAGAAAGAATTTGCAAGAAATCGTCTCCAAAATAGATGGCCTGTATTGTATTATGTTCACCGATCGAGATGGAGTCCCTCTTTTAAAA GTGACCACTGACAAAGCCCcagaaaatgcaataaaaccTAGCTTTATATCTACGTTCTGTATAGCAATTGACCAGGGCAGCAAACTGGGTCTTGGCAAGACAAACACATTAATCTGCAGTTACTCCCAGTACCAAATAGTACAAATGAATAAACTGCCTttaattataacttttgttgCCAATCAGAAATGTAATATTGGGCAAATTTTGTCTTTGGAAAGTCAGCTGGATCCTATTGTGTCTTCGTTAACACTTACAGTAGCTGAAGCATAG